AGAACTGGCTTCTTCGAGAGCCTTGAGGTCTATAAAGAGGAAAAAAATGGAAGAGTAGAACTCATCTACAAGGTAAAGGACCTTCCCGTCATCTACAAGATAGAGTTCGTTGGAAACAAAAAGATAAAGTCTGAGGATCTGGAGAAAAAGATAGGCATAGAGACAGAAGTGGGAAAGATAGACGTAGAAGAGCTCACAAAAGGATTTACCTCCTCTCCTGCTCTTGAGGAGAAGCTAGAGGTCCAGAGGAAGCTAAAGCTTGGAAGGGTGTTAAGCCTAGAAGAGCTTGAGCTTATAAAGAGAAGGATTCAGCAGGCTTACTTTAAAGAGGGTTATCCCAACGTGGAGGTAAGCTACGAGATAGTTCCCAAGAAGGGAGCATCCAAGGTGGTCTACTACATCAAGGAAGGTGAACCCGAGTACGTCTCCTCCATAACCTTCATAGGAAACAAAGCCTTTAGAAGCGGTAGACTGCTTGATCTTATGGAGACAAAACCCCCAAGCCTTATTGCCTTTAGGTTCAAGCCACCCTACAGTGAGGAAGTTCTGAAGGAGGATATAAAGAAGATAGAGGACTTTTACAGGTCCGAGGGTTTCCTAGAAGCCAAGGTTTCCTACAGTGTAAAGGCTGAAGGACCCAAGCGTAACATAACCATAAAGATAGAGGAAGGACCAAGGTACAAGCTCAAGAGTCTAAAGGTTGAAGGCAATAACTACTTCTCTTACTCGGAGATAGTTCAAAACATCCTTAAAAAGAATAAGGGCAACTTCTACAGGAGTGAAGTCATAGACAAAATAATCCAAAATGCCAAAGATCTGTACTCTTCCATAGGATTCCTTAACGTAGAGGTTTCTAAGGATGAAAAGGTGGATCCAAGGGAAAAGGTGGTTGAGGTGACCCTTAAGGTAAACGAGGGAGAACCCGTCTACGTAGATCAGATACACATAAAGGGCAACTACGAGACTAGAGACTATGTGGTAAGAAGGGAGCTGAGATTTCAGGAAGGAGAGCTGGCAAACCAAGGGGAGATAGAGAGGTCCAAAACCCGTATATTTAACCTCGGTTACTACCAGGATGTAAGCATAGAACCTGTACCGAAGGAGAGGAACAAGTGGGATTTCGATGTAAGACTCATAGAAAGATTTACGGGACAGTTCTCTATAGGTCTGGGCTACAACCAAGTGACTAAGCTCTCCGGCTTTGTATCCGTGCGTAAGGGTAACTTCTTAGGAACGGGAGATATAGCAGGCATATCCGTATCTTATGGTTCTTACTACAAGGACAATTCCCTCTCTTACACCAAAAAGTGGTTCCTAAACAAACCCATAGATCTCACCGGCTCTCTTTATGACAGGCGCATAGACTACACCACATACACGGTAGAAAGGACTGGCTTGGACTTTATATTCTCAAGGGAGTTTGCCGAGTACTGGAAAGCTTATGTGGGTACTAGCGTTCAGAGGGTAAGATACTCCAACATATCCCCAAACGCCTCGCCTGTGATACAACAGGAGGCTGGTACAAGACAGTCCAGGAAGCTTCTCTTCGGTATCCAGAGAGATACAAGGGATAATTACCTTATGCCTACCAAGGGAGCCCTAACTACCTTAGATTACTCGGTGGCCGTGCCGGTACTAGGTGGTAACGAAAGGTTCAACAAGGTGGTCCTCTCCCACCAACAGTTCATAAAGGATAGCATCTTTGATACAGGTCTAATACTTGCCCTTAGGGGTACCGTGGGCTTCGTTGAGCCTTACGGAAGCAATAAGACGGTTCCTTTGGATGAAAGATTCTTCGTAGGTGGTGACTTTACCATAAGAGGAT
The DNA window shown above is from Thermocrinis minervae and carries:
- the bamA gene encoding outer membrane protein assembly factor BamA, with translation MWLLLSLLLFTFSFSQVIDRITIEGNRYVPEDVITGLLKSRVGSEYSPDLVREDIERLWRTGFFESLEVYKEEKNGRVELIYKVKDLPVIYKIEFVGNKKIKSEDLEKKIGIETEVGKIDVEELTKGFTSSPALEEKLEVQRKLKLGRVLSLEELELIKRRIQQAYFKEGYPNVEVSYEIVPKKGASKVVYYIKEGEPEYVSSITFIGNKAFRSGRLLDLMETKPPSLIAFRFKPPYSEEVLKEDIKKIEDFYRSEGFLEAKVSYSVKAEGPKRNITIKIEEGPRYKLKSLKVEGNNYFSYSEIVQNILKKNKGNFYRSEVIDKIIQNAKDLYSSIGFLNVEVSKDEKVDPREKVVEVTLKVNEGEPVYVDQIHIKGNYETRDYVVRRELRFQEGELANQGEIERSKTRIFNLGYYQDVSIEPVPKERNKWDFDVRLIERFTGQFSIGLGYNQVTKLSGFVSVRKGNFLGTGDIAGISVSYGSYYKDNSLSYTKKWFLNKPIDLTGSLYDRRIDYTTYTVERTGLDFIFSREFAEYWKAYVGTSVQRVRYSNISPNASPVIQQEAGTRQSRKLLFGIQRDTRDNYLMPTKGALTTLDYSVAVPVLGGNERFNKVVLSHQQFIKDSIFDTGLILALRGTVGFVEPYGSNKTVPLDERFFVGGDFTIRGYKYGYAGPLDPNTNDPVGSTKELILSAELNYPLYKNVLYGAIFYDTGLGANNLKDFKLQNFRSGFGAGIRFITPFAPIKLDLAFKTKKVPGDTSRSKIHFVLGFFF